The following coding sequences are from one Lolium rigidum isolate FL_2022 chromosome 6, APGP_CSIRO_Lrig_0.1, whole genome shotgun sequence window:
- the LOC124660420 gene encoding SMR domain-containing protein At5g58720-like isoform X2, whose protein sequence is MKPSNNAKKKSKKKKRPSPPATEGAPPPPTTPPPAAGSRPGAPRSPLSETLTLAAAAAAAAASEAESGSSSGGDVSAYSRSFTPSSSSSGAASTSSFYAPSSSDSSSAAGDERRDLAWLLEAFGSATIDQVDSAYRDAGADPFLAAGILASTHPPPPPPDLSPRAGSAARKPARRPRKLPVAASGMVADVIGKGYSRPATPPVSVPSGRKGTASNGWNDVRNGCGPGADPTYNVEEAEQFLCSMLGDSSELNMGVVRDVLGQYGYDVEKALDALLDISGMGWCTNAEDNSTHSPDIFPGYGIYEEISSAMIDQSSCQFPEETPGMSYNHFGKQHELFWGEQRSSYMEAVCEVQHPPTPPSRSAVVDSKMPQQVLESLFKVPVQVQRTHDPSKMDWKKIVKKLQSYNHPITANNQGRPKNGDGYQEFRGVSASHYDKMKGYYQKAALAYSKGEKSYASYLAEEGKHYRELGREEDEKASREIFEARNKHITNTVTIDLHGQHVKQAMKLLKVHMLVCVCMPSTLLRVITGCGSEGTGKGKIKRSL, encoded by the exons ATGAAGCCCTCCAACAACGCCAAGAAGAAATCCAAGAAGAAGAAGCggccctcgccgccggccaccgagggcgcgccgccgccgccgaccactccgccaccggcggcaggttCCCGCCCCGGCGCACCCCGCTCGCCGCTCtcggaaaccctaaccctagcggcggcggctgctgcagcCGCCGCTTCCGAGGCGGAAtcgggcagcagcagcggcggggaCGTGTCGGCCTACTCGCGCTCCTTCAccccgagctcctcctcctcgggggccgcctccacctcctcattctacgcgccctcctcctccgactcctcctccgccgcgggcGACGAGCGCCGGGACCTCGCCTGGCTGCTCGAGGCCTTCGGCAGCGCCACCATCGACCAGGTCGACTCCGCCTACCGCGACGCCGGCGCCGACCCCTTCCTCGCCGCCGGCATCCTCGCCTCCACCCACCCGCCCCCTCCGCCGCCAGATCTCTCGCCGCGCGCGGGATCTGCCGCCCGGAAGCCCGCGCGCAGGCCCAGGAAGCTCCCCGTCGCCGCGTCCGGTATGGTTGCCGACGTCATCGGCAAGGGCTACTCGCGGCCCGCCACTCCGCCCGTAAGCGTGCCCAGCGGGCGGAAGGGCACCGCCAGCAATGGCTGGAATGATGTCAGAAATGGGTGCGGACCTGGTGCTGATCCCACGTATAATGTGGAGGAGGCCGAGCAGTTCCTGTGCTCCATGCTTGGAGATAGCTCCGAGCTCAACATGGGCGTGGTCAGAGACGTGCTAG GTCAGTATGGATATGATGTTGAGAAG GCTCTGGATGCATTACTTGATATCTCTGGTATGGGATGGTGCACTAATGCTGAAGATAATAGCACACACTCTCCAGATATTTTCCCAGGCTATGGAATATATGAAGAAATTTCTTCTGCAATGATTGACCAAAGTTCATGCCAG TTTCCAGAAGAAACACCTGGTATGTCATACAATCACTTTGGAAAACAACATGAGTTATTCTGGGGGGAACAGCGGAGCAG CTACATGGAGGCTGTTTGCGAGGTGCAACACCCACCAACGCCGCCTTCAAGATCAGCCGTGGTGGATTCCAAGATGCCACAGCAAGTCCTGGAGTCGCTGTTCAAAGTACCTGTACAGGTTCAGCGCACACATGATCCAAGTAAAATGGACTGGAAAAAGATTGTGAAGAAGCTGCAATCATACAATCATCCTATCACAGCAAACAACCAAGGAAGACCAAAAAATG GGGATGGGTATCAAGAGTTCCGTGGTGTTTCGGCTAGTCATTATGATAAAATGAAAGGATACTATCAGAAA GCTGCCCTGGCATATTCCAAAGGAGAAAAATCTTATGCCTCGTACCTTGCAGAGGAG GGAAAACATTATCGGGAATTGGGTCGCGAGGAAGATGAGAAGGCCAGCAGGGAGATATTTGAAGCCAG AAACAAACATATAACAAACACAGTGACTATTGATTTGCATGGTCAACATGTCAAGCAAGCTATGAAGCTCCTGAAAGTTCACATGCTGGTTTGTGTATGCATGCCAT CTACCCTTCTTAGAGTGATTACTGGTTGTGGTAGTGAAGGTACAGGGAAGGGAAAGATAAAACGATCG CTCTAG
- the LOC124665425 gene encoding mitochondrial arginine transporter BAC2-like, translating to MEFWPEFLASSGGHEFVAGGVGGMAGVLAGHPLDTLRIRLQQPPPPASPGITTGHARLAARPPSAVALLRGIVRAEGPSALYRGMGAPLASVAFQNAMVFQVYAILSRSLDSRTCTSEPPSYTSVALAGIGTGALQTLILSPVELVKIKLQLEAAGRRHRGPADMARDIFRREGLRGIYRGLTVTALRDAPSHGVYFWTYEYARERLHPGCRRTGQESLGTMLVSGGLAGVASWVCCYPLDVVKSRLQAQAQTHPRYRGVVDCFRKSVREEGFPVLWRGLGTAVARAFVVNGAIFSAYELALRFLVRNNGQTMQVMEEH from the exons ATGGAGTTCTGGCCGGAGTTCCTCGCGAGCAGCGGCGGGCACGAGTTCGTGGCGGGGGGCGTCGGCGGCATGGCCGGCGTGCTGGCGGGCCACCCGCTCGACACGCTCCGCATCCGcctgcagcagccgccgccgcccgccagcccCGGGATCACCACCGGCCACGCGCGGCTAGCTGCGCGGCCGCCCTCCGCCGTCGCGCTGCTGCGCGGCATCGTCCGCGCCGAGGGCCCCTCCGCGCTCTACCGCGGCATGGGCGCGCCGCTCGCCTCCGTCGCCTTCCAG AACGCAATGGTCTTTCAAGTCTACGCGATCCTATCGCGGTCGCTCGACTCTCGGACGTGCACCTCCGAACCTCCTTCCTACACGAGCGTGGCGCTCGCCGGCATCGGCACCGGGGCATTGCAGACGCTGATCCTATCCCCGGTCGAGCTCGTCAAGATCAAGCTGCAGCTAGAGGCCGCAGGGCGGAGGCACCGCGGTCCGGCGGACATGGCCCGGGACATCTTCCGGAGGGAGGGCCTCCGCGGCATATACCGCGGGCTCACGGTGACCGCGCTCCGGGACGCGCCGTCGCACGGCGTCTACTTCTGGACGTACGAGTATGCGCGGGAGCGGCTGCACCCGGGCTGCCGGCGCACGGGGCAGGAGAGCCTTGGCACGATGCTCGTCTCCGGTGGCCTTGCCGGCGTCGCCAGCTGGGTCTGCTGCTACCCGCTGGACGTGGTGAAGTCGCGGCTGCAGGCGCAGGCGCAGACGCACCCGAGGTACCGTGGCGTCGTTGACTGCTTCAGGAAGAGCGTCCGGGAGGAAGGGTTCCCGGTGCTATGGCGCGGCCTTGGCACGGCCGTCGCGCGGGCGTTCGTCGTCAATGGCGCCATCTTCTCCGCCTACGAGCTGGCCCTGCGGTTCTTGGTCCGCAACAACGGGCAGACGATGCAGGTTATGGAGGAGCACTGA
- the LOC124660420 gene encoding SMR domain-containing protein At5g58720-like isoform X1 → MKPSNNAKKKSKKKKRPSPPATEGAPPPPTTPPPAAGSRPGAPRSPLSETLTLAAAAAAAAASEAESGSSSGGDVSAYSRSFTPSSSSSGAASTSSFYAPSSSDSSSAAGDERRDLAWLLEAFGSATIDQVDSAYRDAGADPFLAAGILASTHPPPPPPDLSPRAGSAARKPARRPRKLPVAASGMVADVIGKGYSRPATPPVSVPSGRKGTASNGWNDVRNGCGPGADPTYNVEEAEQFLCSMLGDSSELNMGVVRDVLGQYGYDVEKALDALLDISGMGWCTNAEDNSTHSPDIFPGYGIYEEISSAMIDQSSCQFPEETPGMSYNHFGKQHELFWGEQRSSYMEAVCEVQHPPTPPSRSAVVDSKMPQQVLESLFKVPVQVQRTHDPSKMDWKKIVKKLQSYNHPITANNQGRPKNGDGYQEFRGVSASHYDKMKGYYQKAALAYSKGEKSYASYLAEEGKHYRELGREEDEKASREIFEARNKHITNTVTIDLHGQHVKQAMKLLKVHMLVCVCMPSTLLRVITGCGSEGTGKGKIKRSVIELVEKEGIEWHEGNSGTIVLRLGGPREYRFLEHDSDSD, encoded by the exons ATGAAGCCCTCCAACAACGCCAAGAAGAAATCCAAGAAGAAGAAGCggccctcgccgccggccaccgagggcgcgccgccgccgccgaccactccgccaccggcggcaggttCCCGCCCCGGCGCACCCCGCTCGCCGCTCtcggaaaccctaaccctagcggcggcggctgctgcagcCGCCGCTTCCGAGGCGGAAtcgggcagcagcagcggcggggaCGTGTCGGCCTACTCGCGCTCCTTCAccccgagctcctcctcctcgggggccgcctccacctcctcattctacgcgccctcctcctccgactcctcctccgccgcgggcGACGAGCGCCGGGACCTCGCCTGGCTGCTCGAGGCCTTCGGCAGCGCCACCATCGACCAGGTCGACTCCGCCTACCGCGACGCCGGCGCCGACCCCTTCCTCGCCGCCGGCATCCTCGCCTCCACCCACCCGCCCCCTCCGCCGCCAGATCTCTCGCCGCGCGCGGGATCTGCCGCCCGGAAGCCCGCGCGCAGGCCCAGGAAGCTCCCCGTCGCCGCGTCCGGTATGGTTGCCGACGTCATCGGCAAGGGCTACTCGCGGCCCGCCACTCCGCCCGTAAGCGTGCCCAGCGGGCGGAAGGGCACCGCCAGCAATGGCTGGAATGATGTCAGAAATGGGTGCGGACCTGGTGCTGATCCCACGTATAATGTGGAGGAGGCCGAGCAGTTCCTGTGCTCCATGCTTGGAGATAGCTCCGAGCTCAACATGGGCGTGGTCAGAGACGTGCTAG GTCAGTATGGATATGATGTTGAGAAG GCTCTGGATGCATTACTTGATATCTCTGGTATGGGATGGTGCACTAATGCTGAAGATAATAGCACACACTCTCCAGATATTTTCCCAGGCTATGGAATATATGAAGAAATTTCTTCTGCAATGATTGACCAAAGTTCATGCCAG TTTCCAGAAGAAACACCTGGTATGTCATACAATCACTTTGGAAAACAACATGAGTTATTCTGGGGGGAACAGCGGAGCAG CTACATGGAGGCTGTTTGCGAGGTGCAACACCCACCAACGCCGCCTTCAAGATCAGCCGTGGTGGATTCCAAGATGCCACAGCAAGTCCTGGAGTCGCTGTTCAAAGTACCTGTACAGGTTCAGCGCACACATGATCCAAGTAAAATGGACTGGAAAAAGATTGTGAAGAAGCTGCAATCATACAATCATCCTATCACAGCAAACAACCAAGGAAGACCAAAAAATG GGGATGGGTATCAAGAGTTCCGTGGTGTTTCGGCTAGTCATTATGATAAAATGAAAGGATACTATCAGAAA GCTGCCCTGGCATATTCCAAAGGAGAAAAATCTTATGCCTCGTACCTTGCAGAGGAG GGAAAACATTATCGGGAATTGGGTCGCGAGGAAGATGAGAAGGCCAGCAGGGAGATATTTGAAGCCAG AAACAAACATATAACAAACACAGTGACTATTGATTTGCATGGTCAACATGTCAAGCAAGCTATGAAGCTCCTGAAAGTTCACATGCTGGTTTGTGTATGCATGCCAT CTACCCTTCTTAGAGTGATTACTGGTTGTGGTAGTGAAGGTACAGGGAAGGGAAAGATAAAACGATCG GTTATTGAGCTTGTGGAGAAGGAAGGCATTGAATGGCATGAAGGGAATTCCGGAACCATAGTGCTACGACTAGGTGGTCCAAGGGAATATCGCTTTCTCGAGCATGACAGTGATTCCGACTAA